In Desulfuromonas thiophila, the DNA window CAGACCACTGTGGTCCGCGCGCCCGGCCGTCGAGGCAGCAAGAGCAGAGGAAGCCGAAGCCAGCGGCAGCACAGCGGTAAGGATCAGGGCTTTAAGGGCAGAGGATTTCATGGGGTTTCTCCGGGGGCTAAAGGCTGCCGCCGGTTCGCCGGCGGCAGCGGTTGTGTTATGGGGTCGCTTCAAGGGTTGGAGTTGTTGCTGACGGTGCCGTGCGATCAGGCCTTGCCGCTGACTTCCTTCGGGCTGGCCACCGCCTTGACGATGCCGAACATCACCAGAACCGCCGGGACCAGCTGGGCCACCAGGATCAGGCCACAGAAACCGAGGAACAACCAGACCAAAAGGCCACTGTGGTCAGCGCGCTGCGTGGCAGCGAACACCGGCGAGGCAAGCAGCAACGAGGTCAACGAGAGCAGGGTGGTTTTAAAGGTAGTTTTCATGGCGCCCTCCTGTGGTGAAACGTTTATGGGGGTTGAATCCTGAGGATTCGGAAATCCTGCGTTGTTCTTACCCAGATGCTATTGCGCAAGGCGTGCCAACCAGTGCCAATAAACACAGCCATCACGAACGAGTCCGCTCAAGCACCTGAAACAAAAAAGAAAATATCACAGGGAAAAATATCCGGCGCACGCCGGGGCAGCGTCTGCAGGCTGGCGTGGCAGCAAAAGCGGCCGCGAGCGGCGCAAACGTATGCTGGGGTTATACGATGAGAGGGGAAACCTGATCGGCAGAACCGACGGCAGCGCGAGGAATGGTTGGTTATCATCCTGAAATAACAAGGTTTAGCTGGCTGTATGCGGAGAATATCACCCGCGAAGGCTGGCTGCCTGCTGCGGACAGGCAGGGCTGAAGAGGAATGATGGCAAGACTTGGCGTAACACTTCTTGGAAGCAAAACAAAAAAGGCCCAGTCGCTAGACCGGGCCTTTATCTTTTTTTGGAGCGGGAAACGAGATTCGAACTCGCGACTTCAACCTTGGCAAGGTTGCACTCTACCACTGAGTTATTCCCGCATGTCGCGCCGGTTGATGCCCTGACGCGGAGCCTGTTGTAACAAAGGCGGCAGTCGAAGTCAACGGCTTTTTTTGCCTCCGTTATAAAGAAAGGGGCGTCGGACGCTGGTCAGTGTGTTTGTGGATCGGGATCGCTGCCGGCGCTGATCTTGACGAAGGCGGTTCGGCTGCGGGCCATGATCTGGCTGATCTGTTGAGCTTCATCGTTCTGGTAACTGTGCAGCAACTCGCGGTGGTATTCCAGCAGCAGGTTGTTGACGATGTCGACATCCGCGTCGTCCAGGGCGCTGAAGTGAACCTGCGCGCCCCATGCCAGCCGCTGACGCAGGGCCTCCTGGGTCAGGCCCAGGGCCGGATCCGTGTGGCAGTAGATGGTTCCGCCGGTCATGCCGGAACAGATCCACGGGCCGGGATCACCCAGCACCACCACGCGGCCGGCGGTCATGTATTCGAAGGCAAAGCCCTTGAGGTTGGCGCGAGTGGCCAGACCATCGCGGCGCTGTGACAGGGGTGTTTGCAGGCGGGCGCCGAGGACGACATCGGCGCCGGAAAGGCGGATGCAGGCGCGGCTGTCGGCGTTGCCCTGCACCAGGAACAGTCCGCCCTGGGCACCGTAGGCCAGCCCCTTGCCGACGCTGCCGCCGACGCGCTGGCCGCTGGCGGTTTCACCCTTGAGGATGACGATGCGACCACCTCGGGCGCTTTTGCCGACGCCATCCTGGGCGCCGCCTTCGACACAGATGCTGATGCCGTCGCTGTTGAAGGCGCCCAGGCCATTACCGGCGATGGCATCGCGGCCGAAATGCAGCAGTGCCTGAGGAGGGTGCGGATAACGGCCCTCCTGCCGTGCCTGACAGAGAGCTCCCGCCAGCCGGGTGCCGATGGCACGGTCGCAGCTGCCGATGCGGTCGTCGGAAAAACGGACGCGTTCGTCGCCCTGATCGAAGGCATCGGTTACCAGGGTTGACAGTTGGGCGGTCAGGTAATTGAGCGGCCGGCGCAGCTGGCGGGTGCGCAGGGGCGGTGCCGGCTGGCGTTCGCAGGCTTCCACCTGCAGCAGGGCAGTCAGGTCGAGCTGTTCGTGGCACTGGATCTGTTGCAGCAGGTTGGCCTGTCCGACCAGATCCTGGGTGCGGCTGAAGCCGAGTTTGGCAGTGAGCAGGCGGATCTCTTCGCCCAGAGCGCGGAAGAAGGTGGTTTCGTAAAGAATGCCATGCTCCAGCACGCGTGGCACGAAGCGCTTGAGACCTTTTTGCCGCGCTTCCTCCGTGTTTTCAATCTGACAGGCGATGCCGACATGGCAGGTGCCCAGATGGCAGTTGCGGCAGGCGGTGCAGCCAATGACGATCATCGGCAAGGTACCGAAGCCGACTCGGTTGGCGCCGAGCAGCATCAGCTTCACCAGGTCGCGACCGCTGCGGGCACCGCCGTCGGCCCAGAGCTCAACCCGCTCGCGCAGGCCGCTGCAGGCCAGTGCGCGGTGAGCTTCACGAACGCCGATTTCCGCTGGCAGGCCGACGAACTTGATGGCATGCTTGCGCGCCGCGCCGGTGCCGCCGTCGTAGCCGCTGATGGTGATGATGTCGGCGCCGGCCTTGGCGATGCCCATGGCGATGGTGCCGATGCCGGCCACTGCCGGCACCTTGACACCGATGCGGGCACGTGGGTTGGCGGTGCGCAGCTCCTCGATGATCTGGGCCAGATCCTCGATGGAATAGATGTCGTGGTTGTTTGAGGGCGAAATCAGGCTGACGCCGGGGCTGGCATTACGCGCGGCGGCGATCTTGGCGGTGACCTTGAAGCCCGGCAGATGGCCGCCCTCGCCGGGTTTGGCGCCCTGGCCGACCTTGATTTCGAGCACATCGGCAGAGTTGAGCAGATCAATGTGGACGCCGAAGCGGCCGGAAGCGATCTGCTGGCCGCGATGGGCGCGATACTGTCCCAGCATGTCAGGAATCTCGCCGCCTTCGCCGTTCATGCACAGGATGTTAAGTTTACGCGCCGCTTCGGCGTAGATGCGAAAGGCGGTTTCGCTTTGCGAGCCAAAACTCATGGCCGAGAACAGAAACGGATAGTCGTGCGTGCCGACGCGGGTGTCGACACTGTCGGGATCGATCCGCAGCTCACCGGGAAAGCGGAAATCGAGCAGGTGACGGATGGCCAGCGGGTGTTCGCGCTCGAATTCGCCGATGCGGCGTGACAGGTCGGGGTAGCTTTGCTCCATGCGGGCAACGGCGCTGACATCCTTCCAGATGCGGGGATACAGGCGGAACTGGACCGGAACCGGCTCGGCCTTGCGCCGCCGGGCGCTGGCGCGTCGCTGCCGCAACTGTTGTTCAAGTTGTGTCAGACTCAGACCGCCGGCAGTGCTGCCGCAGAAGTTGGCCATGGAAAATTGCCTGGCCAGATCGTCGGCCAGGCCGATGGCGGCGAAGAAGCGGCCGTAACCGCCGATTTCGTGGGTGCCCATGGTTGACAGCACGGTTTCGATGCCCTGGATCAGTACCGGCAGCAGGTTGGCCAGGCCATCAGGTTGTTCGGCGGAAAGCTCCCACAGCAGATAGGGGCAGAGGGCATCGGTGCCCAGGGCCAGGTGAAAGACCAGATCGTGCAGGTTGCGCAATGCCCCGCTGCGCAACACCAGACTGGTCTGGCGCCGCAGGGCGCTGCCATCACTGAGGGTTTCATGACACAGGGCCTGATGAATGGCGTTGACTGCCAGGGCCGGGTCGAGAAAATCCCAGCCGGAGCTGAAGGCGGCGCTGTCATCGAGCAGCAGTAGCGGGCAGCCGCTTTGGGCGGCGGTCAGGGCGCCAGTACACAGGCGCTGGAGGGCTTGTGGCAGGGTTTCATCGCGCCGCAGGGCACAGTCGAGCAGGCGGTAGCGCCGTCGCTGACCGGTGCGGAAGTGGCCCAGCAGTTGTTCAA includes these proteins:
- a CDS encoding glutamate synthase-related protein, which encodes MTTAPLQPQPQTASSWPEERDACAIIGMFNTNGRPSHGNVQRSLEGLIKMGHRAGEIAGEGDGCGILTDIPRQLWQESLQQLGLPPTLADSPAFSVGHLLVPQQILASDDQLLTRIQNLIGQRGCRILLQRPGQVRSETLSALARSSEPLFWQLALECPRENRDSILFELAVEIEQTFDVHVASLSNQVTAYKVHGAPELLTLYYPELKRKEFTSANTIGHSRFSTNTLPTVLRAQPFSLLGHNGEINTIERLREEARLLGLPLSRGGSDSQDLNRTLEGLICRHGLSLFEAMEICFPPIFSEVDLLPAQLQPLYSFIRRFFPASAQGPAAIISRWHNECVFSVDAMGLRPLWFGETNKFCFVSSEVAVVPQEDLLSDPKVLAPGEKLALELLPGEGLRLLDQDSLRQCVGQRLGRRVALKRLASQLTDGAASTASPADESRHFGRSRKLQRDNLLDAFAWKRSDLLNLKDILKTGREPIASLGYDGPLAALARSHQNLADYFKEQVAVVTNPAIDHEREKAHFSTRVFLGAKPGWRGRPPLGLTLAAPLLCGGQRTGDTGTYPQEQARRHGLCTLEQLLGHFRTGQRRRYRLLDCALRRDETLPQALQRLCTGALTAAQSGCPLLLLDDSAAFSSGWDFLDPALAVNAIHQALCHETLSDGSALRRQTSLVLRSGALRNLHDLVFHLALGTDALCPYLLWELSAEQPDGLANLLPVLIQGIETVLSTMGTHEIGGYGRFFAAIGLADDLARQFSMANFCGSTAGGLSLTQLEQQLRQRRASARRRKAEPVPVQFRLYPRIWKDVSAVARMEQSYPDLSRRIGEFEREHPLAIRHLLDFRFPGELRIDPDSVDTRVGTHDYPFLFSAMSFGSQSETAFRIYAEAARKLNILCMNGEGGEIPDMLGQYRAHRGQQIASGRFGVHIDLLNSADVLEIKVGQGAKPGEGGHLPGFKVTAKIAAARNASPGVSLISPSNNHDIYSIEDLAQIIEELRTANPRARIGVKVPAVAGIGTIAMGIAKAGADIITISGYDGGTGAARKHAIKFVGLPAEIGVREAHRALACSGLRERVELWADGGARSGRDLVKLMLLGANRVGFGTLPMIVIGCTACRNCHLGTCHVGIACQIENTEEARQKGLKRFVPRVLEHGILYETTFFRALGEEIRLLTAKLGFSRTQDLVGQANLLQQIQCHEQLDLTALLQVEACERQPAPPLRTRQLRRPLNYLTAQLSTLVTDAFDQGDERVRFSDDRIGSCDRAIGTRLAGALCQARQEGRYPHPPQALLHFGRDAIAGNGLGAFNSDGISICVEGGAQDGVGKSARGGRIVILKGETASGQRVGGSVGKGLAYGAQGGLFLVQGNADSRACIRLSGADVVLGARLQTPLSQRRDGLATRANLKGFAFEYMTAGRVVVLGDPGPWICSGMTGGTIYCHTDPALGLTQEALRQRLAWGAQVHFSALDDADVDIVNNLLLEYHRELLHSYQNDEAQQISQIMARSRTAFVKISAGSDPDPQTH